From Vicinamibacteria bacterium, the proteins below share one genomic window:
- a CDS encoding MoxR family ATPase, whose translation METGIDAINERVKAESAFVQTLLSELSKVIVGQKDMLDRMLIGVLSRGHVLLEGVPGLAKTLAVRSLADAIHAQFQRIQFTPDLLPADLVGTLIYNQKESVFVPKKGPIFTNFLLADEINRAPAKVQSALLEAMQERQVTIGDTTYALSEPFVVLATQNPIEQEGTYPLPEAQIDRFMLKLKLQYPNRKEEREILERMSREDQPRAARVVEADDVLRARKVVEEVYMDERIKEYILSVVFATREPAELGLDIGPLVEFGASPRATLYLAQAARAHAFIRSRGYVTPEDVKSVGPDVLRHRIILSYEAEAENVEPEEIIRRIFDTVEVP comes from the coding sequence ATGGAGACGGGAATCGACGCGATCAACGAGCGGGTCAAGGCGGAAAGCGCCTTCGTCCAAACGCTCCTGTCCGAGCTCTCCAAGGTCATCGTGGGACAGAAGGACATGCTCGACCGCATGCTCATCGGAGTCTTGAGTCGCGGACACGTCCTGCTCGAAGGCGTTCCCGGTCTCGCGAAGACGCTCGCGGTACGAAGCTTGGCCGACGCGATCCACGCGCAGTTCCAGCGCATTCAGTTCACGCCCGATCTGCTCCCCGCCGACCTCGTCGGGACCCTCATCTACAATCAGAAGGAAAGCGTATTTGTCCCCAAGAAAGGACCGATATTCACCAATTTCCTCCTCGCCGACGAGATCAATCGTGCGCCGGCCAAGGTGCAGAGCGCGCTCCTCGAAGCGATGCAGGAGCGCCAGGTGACGATCGGGGATACGACCTACGCGCTTTCCGAGCCCTTCGTCGTGCTGGCAACGCAGAATCCCATCGAGCAGGAAGGCACCTATCCTCTTCCCGAGGCTCAGATCGACCGGTTCATGCTGAAGCTCAAGCTCCAGTATCCCAACCGGAAGGAAGAGCGCGAGATACTCGAGCGCATGTCGAGAGAGGACCAGCCGCGCGCGGCTCGTGTGGTCGAAGCCGATGACGTTCTGCGAGCGCGAAAAGTCGTCGAAGAGGTCTACATGGACGAGCGCATCAAGGAATACATCTTGTCGGTCGTCTTTGCTACGAGAGAGCCGGCCGAGCTCGGTCTCGACATCGGGCCGCTGGTCGAGTTCGGGGCCTCGCCGCGGGCGACGCTCTATCTCGCCCAGGCGGCGCGGGCACATGCCTTCATTCGTTCGCGAGGCTACGTCACACCCGAGGATGTGAAGTCGGTCGGCCCCGACGTCTTGCGCCACCGCATCATCCTCTCCTACGAGGCGGAGGCGGAAAACGTCGAGCCGGAAGAGATCATTCGCCGCATCTTCGACACCGTGGAGGTGCCCTAG
- a CDS encoding DUF58 domain-containing protein: MLPREVLEKVRRIEIQTRRLVTDALAGEYHSIFKGRGMEFSEVREYQMGDDIRTIDWNVTSRTGTIHVKKFTEERELTVLLVLDASGSADFGTRSRFKREVAAEMGALLAFSAIKNNDRVGAIVFTDDVEMYVPARKGRAHVLRVIRDLLYFEPRGSGTNIARACEYLNRITRKRAVVFLLSDYLDSGFDKPLRVAARKHDLISVVIADPREALLPPIGLVVLEDAESNRRLLLDTSDGKAMETYRGWIAERRDRQREELKGMGIDVIEIHTDVPYDLPLMRFFQMRAKRLRR, encoded by the coding sequence ATGCTTCCTCGTGAGGTTCTCGAGAAGGTCCGTCGCATCGAGATCCAGACTCGGCGCCTGGTTACCGATGCGCTCGCTGGCGAGTACCACAGCATCTTCAAGGGCCGCGGCATGGAGTTTTCCGAGGTGCGCGAGTACCAGATGGGAGACGACATCCGCACCATCGACTGGAACGTGACCTCGCGCACCGGAACGATTCACGTCAAGAAGTTCACCGAGGAGAGAGAGCTCACCGTACTTCTGGTGCTCGACGCCAGCGGCTCGGCGGATTTCGGAACGAGATCGCGGTTCAAGCGGGAGGTTGCCGCGGAAATGGGTGCGCTGCTGGCCTTCAGCGCCATCAAGAACAACGACCGCGTGGGCGCGATCGTATTCACCGACGACGTCGAGATGTACGTGCCCGCACGTAAGGGGAGGGCCCACGTACTGCGAGTGATCCGCGATCTCCTCTATTTCGAGCCCCGGGGAAGCGGTACCAATATCGCTCGGGCCTGTGAGTACCTGAACCGCATCACCCGCAAGCGCGCGGTCGTCTTTCTGCTGTCCGACTATCTCGACTCGGGCTTCGACAAGCCTCTGCGCGTCGCCGCGAGGAAACACGATCTGATCTCGGTGGTCATCGCCGATCCCCGCGAAGCGTTGCTGCCACCGATCGGGCTCGTCGTGCTCGAGGACGCCGAGTCGAACCGAAGACTTCTTCTCGATACCTCGGATGGCAAAGCGATGGAGACCTATCGCGGTTGGATCGCCGAGCGGCGCGACCGGCAGCGGGAAGAGCTCAAGGGAATGGGTATCGACGTCATCGAGATCCACACCGACGTGCCCTACGATCTGCCGCTCATGCGTTTCTTTCAAATGAGGGCGAAGCGGCTGCGGCGATGA